Proteins encoded by one window of Salicibibacter halophilus:
- a CDS encoding acylphosphatase → MSNEHAWLSHLTNAVPKSAFGKRLSMYTIALEAWRRGIKVKFYRLEDPENKLRIRYSLSYRGKEYNFESSRGDLLTDQAYDICEDKDLTKQYLSKSDIPVPEGKRFMEDSSDEEIVDCAHKLGYPLVLKPVSENAGKGVMANIQGEDDLREALVHVRRELKYTDVLIEKRVPGEDFRLFVLDGLVGAVQRIPANIVGDGEHTVQELIDIKNSERKKNPHQSSRLIIIDKEVQHLIRLGGYTLNSVPKHGEQIYLREKASLSTGGEPIDVTGEISNEIKETAIQSVKAIPGLAECGVDIISDQSNKAGVVIEMNTRPGLGPHLFPVKGQARDIPKAFVDHYFPETMHVERTNLYFDFDNVIEPLKSRSMQQIELMSPPIGKLYAKRYIVSGDVQGVGYRKWIRKQALQHHLHGYTQNKKSGDVVVVVAGSNQDDVSVFKTLCYQGPDHAEVAKVKEKDYEKPVKMGFDIQKESKEKSLDKLKAKLQKEKADKEKMDQKITQLEHENNLAQQKLENVQQQKEQIEQIYTVLKNSRSWRYTQPLRNIGNITKRS, encoded by the coding sequence ATGAGCAATGAGCATGCATGGCTATCCCATCTGACGAATGCCGTCCCGAAATCAGCATTTGGGAAAAGGCTTAGTATGTATACGATTGCCCTGGAAGCTTGGCGGCGAGGCATAAAAGTAAAATTTTACAGACTTGAAGATCCGGAAAATAAATTGCGTATCAGGTATTCTTTAAGTTACCGAGGAAAAGAGTACAACTTCGAGTCATCTCGTGGAGACTTGCTAACAGATCAGGCATATGACATTTGTGAAGACAAAGATCTAACAAAGCAATATCTTTCAAAATCCGATATTCCTGTACCTGAAGGAAAGAGATTTATGGAGGATTCTTCGGATGAGGAAATCGTGGATTGCGCTCATAAACTAGGGTACCCTCTCGTTCTGAAGCCGGTCAGTGAAAATGCCGGTAAGGGTGTCATGGCGAATATCCAAGGGGAAGATGATTTAAGGGAAGCATTGGTTCATGTACGTCGAGAACTAAAGTACACGGACGTTCTCATTGAGAAAAGAGTCCCAGGGGAAGATTTCCGACTTTTTGTTCTCGATGGACTAGTAGGAGCTGTTCAAAGAATACCCGCTAACATTGTGGGTGATGGAGAACACACTGTTCAGGAACTAATTGATATAAAGAATAGTGAGCGTAAGAAAAACCCTCACCAAAGTAGCCGTTTAATTATTATTGATAAAGAGGTACAACATTTAATTCGTCTAGGCGGTTATACACTTAACAGTGTTCCTAAACATGGAGAACAGATATATTTACGGGAAAAAGCAAGTCTCTCTACCGGAGGAGAGCCCATTGATGTGACTGGTGAAATATCTAATGAAATTAAAGAGACTGCCATTCAATCAGTCAAGGCTATTCCTGGCTTGGCGGAATGTGGAGTAGATATTATATCAGATCAAAGTAATAAAGCCGGGGTAGTTATAGAAATGAATACTAGACCTGGTTTGGGTCCCCATTTGTTCCCGGTAAAAGGACAGGCGAGAGATATTCCTAAAGCATTCGTTGATCATTACTTTCCTGAAACAATGCATGTAGAACGAACAAACCTTTATTTTGATTTTGATAATGTAATAGAACCGCTAAAAAGCAGATCTATGCAACAAATTGAGCTCATGTCACCTCCAATAGGAAAACTATATGCAAAAAGATATATTGTAAGCGGGGATGTTCAAGGTGTTGGTTACCGAAAATGGATCCGAAAGCAGGCTTTGCAACATCATTTACATGGCTACACCCAAAATAAGAAAAGCGGGGATGTTGTGGTGGTCGTCGCAGGTTCCAATCAAGATGATGTAAGTGTATTCAAAACCCTCTGTTATCAGGGGCCGGATCACGCAGAGGTAGCAAAAGTAAAAGAAAAGGATTATGAGAAACCCGTGAAAATGGGATTCGACATACAAAAAGAATCCAAAGAAAAGAGCTTAGATAAACTGAAAGCAAAATTACAAAAGGAAAAAGCAGACAAAGAAAAAATGGATCAAAAAATAACACAGCTTGAGCACGAAAATAATCTCGCTCAGCAGAAACTGGAAAACGTTCAACAACAAAAAGAACAAATCGAGCAAATATACACGGTACTTAAAAACAGCCGGTCATGGCGTTATACGCAACCATTAAGAAATATAGGCAACATTACTAAACGATCTTGA
- a CDS encoding acylphosphatase, which translates to MIKIDLEVKNLIQDAGYTLDSVPKDGERIFLREQSNLSNGGDSLDVTDELTPEMRQIAIDATRAVPGLAQSGVDLLVDQDKSNSGTVIEINSRPGLGGHLFPVEGEPRDFAKAFIDYYFPETKDIERSNLYFNFNKVLVPLKSKTANSVEVTAPPLGKLYGKRYIVSGKVQGVGYRKWIKYRALRRSLHGYAKNLKNGSVEVVVAGAKERAVNNFKDLCLEGPAKAEVEQITEEEWDKPIKMGFYMKSSHTKKKVKNVHKEYDRVLKEYNKIKNSKAWRATYPVRATLDVIKRIIKR; encoded by the coding sequence ATGATCAAAATTGATTTGGAAGTAAAGAACTTGATTCAAGATGCAGGTTATACACTGGATTCCGTACCGAAGGATGGAGAACGGATATTTTTAAGAGAACAAAGCAACTTGTCTAACGGTGGAGATTCCTTGGATGTCACCGACGAATTGACTCCTGAAATGAGACAAATTGCTATTGATGCAACGAGGGCGGTCCCCGGACTAGCTCAAAGTGGTGTCGACTTGCTCGTTGACCAAGATAAAAGCAATTCCGGCACAGTCATTGAAATAAACTCCAGGCCTGGGCTCGGCGGCCACTTATTCCCTGTTGAAGGAGAACCACGAGATTTTGCCAAGGCATTTATTGACTATTATTTTCCGGAAACAAAAGATATAGAAAGATCGAACCTATATTTCAACTTTAATAAAGTCTTGGTTCCTTTAAAAAGCAAAACAGCGAACTCTGTCGAAGTAACTGCACCTCCGCTCGGAAAACTATATGGAAAAAGGTACATCGTATCCGGAAAAGTGCAAGGTGTTGGATATAGAAAGTGGATAAAATACAGGGCTTTGCGAAGAAGCTTGCACGGGTATGCAAAAAATCTGAAGAACGGTTCTGTGGAAGTTGTTGTGGCAGGTGCAAAAGAAAGAGCTGTAAATAATTTCAAGGATTTATGCCTGGAAGGGCCGGCAAAAGCAGAAGTAGAGCAAATAACGGAAGAAGAATGGGATAAACCTATAAAGATGGGTTTTTATATGAAAAGTTCTCATACTAAAAAGAAAGTGAAGAACGTTCATAAAGAGTATGATCGTGTTTTGAAAGAGTACAATAAAATTAAAAACAGCAAGGCTTGGCGTGCGACTTATCCGGTACGCGCTACTTTGGATGTAATCAAACGTATTATAAAACGGTAA
- a CDS encoding ATP-binding protein, protein MEEVKEVKNKWLPHLIDAVPTAGQGKRISTYTVALEGWRRGITLKFYRIYDDEYKMKIRYSLSHNGTEHHFSLSMGDYNTDESFEICDDKQLTREYMEKAGVPVPKGKKFLADRSNEEIIDYANSLGYPLALKPVSANGGKGVFANVIDEEALRKALPYVREELEYPDVIIEEHVPGKREFRVIVLGDQVLGAMNRIPANIVGDGVSTIKQLIHMKNEIRKQNPTLQAE, encoded by the coding sequence ATGGAGGAAGTCAAGGAAGTAAAAAATAAATGGCTGCCACATCTAATTGATGCGGTACCGACCGCCGGTCAGGGGAAACGAATCAGTACGTACACAGTAGCTCTCGAAGGATGGAGAAGAGGTATTACGTTAAAGTTTTACCGAATCTATGATGACGAATATAAAATGAAGATCAGATATTCCTTGTCCCATAATGGAACGGAGCATCACTTTTCCTTATCAATGGGGGACTATAATACGGATGAATCTTTTGAGATCTGTGATGATAAACAGCTAACCAGAGAGTATATGGAAAAAGCCGGAGTTCCCGTACCTAAAGGGAAGAAGTTTTTGGCAGATCGATCCAACGAGGAAATCATTGATTATGCCAATTCCTTGGGATATCCTCTTGCTCTTAAACCCGTGAGTGCAAATGGCGGCAAAGGTGTCTTTGCCAATGTTATAGACGAGGAAGCATTGCGGAAGGCGTTGCCTTATGTCAGAGAAGAGCTTGAATATCCTGACGTCATTATCGAAGAACATGTCCCGGGAAAACGGGAATTTCGAGTGATAGTGCTTGGAGATCAAGTCTTGGGGGCTATGAACCGAATACCGGCAAATATCGTGGGTGATGGTGTCAGCACCATAAAACAATTGATCCATATGAAAAATGAAATTCGTAAACAAAACCCCACCTTACAAGCCGAATGA
- a CDS encoding ATP-grasp domain-containing protein, with protein sequence MNKYNENWLPHLNHAIPIESCKNKVSMYTIALEGWRRGLTLKFYTEMDENRIRQIRYSFLGKRREHHFAGSKGDKITDEAFHICDDKALTYEWLSKASVPVPMGKKFTEDVQEDEIIQYAKTTGFPLVLKPTNGSGGKGVIVNIQSIKALKDALFYVREELKFKEILIEQFITGDEVRIFVLGDQLFSAVNRIPANIVGDGKHSIRTLIDMKNEERKNVPHLYDRPIKLDRQLYTTLRESGLTLDTIPKHGRRVFLKKTSNVSSGGDPIDVTDRLTPELRNIAVQACQAIPGLAHCGLDMMIDWQNNKGFVIELNTRPGIGSFLFPMEGKAEDIPRAIIDDYFPETKEVQTKQSNVYFDFKTILETLQNGTVEEVEVVPAPTGNLYAKKFILSGVIQDRDYHEWLRKQALQNNLSGYIKMLGSRDMEMLIAGANKQEVDNYKQVFNQRKDRHEDMKLREEPWEAPVKVGFDIDGRLETAGLTQLESQWQKLQEEMQSIQKEKIRLERQNNKIEQSSSWRITLPLRKTGDMMKNVFK encoded by the coding sequence GTGAACAAGTATAATGAGAACTGGTTGCCGCATTTAAATCATGCCATCCCGATTGAATCATGCAAAAATAAAGTGAGCATGTATACCATTGCATTAGAAGGTTGGCGACGGGGACTGACATTAAAGTTTTATACGGAAATGGATGAGAATCGCATCCGGCAAATACGGTATTCTTTTCTCGGCAAGCGAAGAGAACATCACTTCGCGGGATCGAAAGGAGATAAAATTACGGATGAAGCTTTTCATATCTGTGATGATAAAGCTTTAACGTATGAATGGCTTTCCAAGGCCAGTGTTCCTGTCCCTATGGGGAAAAAGTTTACGGAGGATGTACAGGAAGACGAGATTATCCAATATGCCAAAACAACCGGCTTCCCACTTGTATTGAAGCCGACCAATGGGAGTGGGGGCAAAGGCGTTATCGTCAATATCCAGAGCATAAAAGCATTAAAGGACGCTTTATTTTACGTTAGAGAAGAACTCAAGTTCAAAGAAATTCTTATTGAGCAATTCATTACCGGAGATGAAGTTCGTATTTTTGTTCTCGGCGATCAGCTGTTTAGTGCCGTGAACAGAATACCTGCCAATATAGTCGGTGACGGCAAACATTCAATCCGAACATTGATCGATATGAAAAATGAAGAAAGAAAAAATGTTCCGCATTTATATGATCGCCCCATTAAACTGGACAGGCAATTGTATACGACTTTACGTGAATCGGGTTTGACATTGGACACTATCCCTAAGCACGGTCGGCGTGTTTTTTTGAAAAAAACGAGCAATGTCTCTTCCGGAGGAGACCCGATCGATGTAACCGATCGATTAACGCCTGAATTAAGAAATATAGCTGTCCAAGCTTGCCAGGCGATTCCCGGTTTGGCCCATTGCGGATTGGATATGATGATCGATTGGCAAAACAATAAAGGCTTTGTCATTGAATTAAATACAAGACCCGGGATTGGTTCTTTTCTTTTTCCTATGGAAGGGAAAGCCGAAGATATTCCGAGAGCAATCATCGATGATTATTTTCCGGAAACAAAAGAAGTTCAAACGAAGCAATCAAACGTTTATTTTGATTTTAAAACCATCCTGGAAACATTACAAAACGGAACTGTTGAGGAGGTAGAAGTTGTACCGGCGCCAACCGGCAACTTATACGCCAAGAAATTCATCTTATCCGGTGTTATCCAGGATAGAGATTATCACGAATGGCTGCGAAAACAAGCATTGCAAAACAATTTAAGCGGATATATCAAAATGTTGGGCAGCCGTGATATGGAAATGCTCATCGCTGGTGCTAACAAGCAGGAAGTGGACAACTATAAGCAAGTGTTTAACCAGCGGAAAGATCGGCATGAAGATATGAAACTGCGAGAGGAACCGTGGGAAGCACCGGTGAAAGTTGGTTTTGATATTGACGGCCGGTTAGAAACAGCTGGCTTAACTCAGCTTGAATCCCAGTGGCAAAAACTGCAGGAAGAAATGCAGTCGATACAAAAAGAAAAAATTCGTCTCGAACGCCAGAATAACAAAATCGAGCAAAGCAGCTCCTGGAGAATCACACTCCCCTTAAGGAAAACAGGGGATATGATGAAGAATGTATTTAAGTAA
- a CDS encoding acylphosphatase, giving the protein MNFEQPVWLPHLNGTIVSEALGHELCAYVVALEGWRRGLTLNWYTKDAETFQKMETWHVDAPGKLFSLTSKEKTHYFFRTRGDKVSNEAVRIGADKEKTKKLLAEAGVSVPDGSRFSDDARDEEVIDYASAIGFPVVLKPTEGSFGKGVITNIQNKKELRKALKKVPHSNVLVERFISGEEYRLYVVGQKVVGAIHRIPANVAGDGQTSIEALIDRKNKQRQYNPRLISCPIQMDDEVIDFVHAKGYKLESIPKEGDRIFLREKSNISLGGDPVDVTDDLHPAVKQTAVHAVDAVPGLYHGGVDLIIDKNKPPEHAATIIELNPTAQIGSLLYPLKGHARDIPAAIIDEYFPETKGNEKEKTSFYFGFDRVLEPLKNKSSTRTTVFPVQSRNVYAKKYTVSGQVQGVHYHRELREQALAAPLHGFINNLDNGNIEVVVAGTSQDLVDTFKETLLRATDDVQVTDVCAENWVHPVKIGFDIQADPNKITDEISKIEQEKAVMKKEKEKAERKYLQYQQSRSWKLTLPLRKALNYMKRQS; this is encoded by the coding sequence ATGAACTTCGAGCAACCGGTCTGGCTTCCCCATCTGAACGGAACAATCGTTTCAGAGGCACTCGGGCATGAACTGTGTGCTTACGTTGTGGCGCTTGAAGGATGGAGAAGGGGGCTGACACTTAATTGGTATACGAAAGATGCAGAAACTTTTCAGAAAATGGAAACATGGCACGTGGATGCTCCCGGCAAGTTATTTTCTCTGACTTCCAAGGAGAAAACCCATTATTTTTTCCGTACACGCGGGGATAAAGTGAGCAATGAAGCGGTTCGGATCGGTGCCGATAAAGAGAAGACCAAAAAACTTTTGGCCGAAGCAGGCGTTTCTGTTCCGGATGGAAGCCGATTCAGTGATGATGCCCGTGATGAAGAGGTGATAGACTACGCCTCAGCTATCGGCTTTCCCGTTGTCTTAAAACCAACCGAAGGCAGCTTTGGAAAAGGCGTGATCACCAACATCCAAAATAAGAAAGAACTAAGAAAGGCACTCAAAAAAGTACCTCACTCTAATGTGCTTGTGGAGCGTTTTATTTCCGGAGAAGAGTACCGTCTATATGTTGTCGGCCAGAAGGTCGTAGGAGCGATTCATCGCATTCCAGCCAATGTTGCCGGAGATGGCCAAACCTCCATTGAAGCACTGATTGATAGGAAAAACAAACAAAGACAATATAATCCTCGCCTCATCAGTTGCCCTATCCAAATGGACGATGAGGTCATTGATTTTGTGCATGCAAAAGGCTATAAGCTTGAAAGCATCCCCAAAGAAGGAGACCGTATTTTTCTGAGGGAAAAAAGCAATATTTCTCTCGGAGGTGATCCGGTTGATGTCACCGATGACCTTCATCCAGCTGTAAAACAAACGGCAGTTCATGCTGTAGACGCTGTTCCTGGTTTATATCATGGTGGTGTCGATCTTATTATCGATAAAAATAAACCTCCTGAACACGCAGCTACCATCATTGAACTTAACCCGACCGCACAAATAGGCTCCCTTTTGTACCCATTGAAGGGTCATGCCCGAGATATCCCGGCAGCGATTATCGATGAATATTTTCCTGAAACAAAAGGAAATGAAAAAGAGAAAACAAGTTTTTATTTTGGGTTTGACCGTGTGTTGGAACCTTTGAAGAACAAGTCTTCAACGAGAACAACCGTATTTCCTGTTCAATCCCGAAATGTTTATGCGAAAAAATATACCGTTTCCGGGCAGGTTCAAGGGGTCCATTATCATCGGGAGTTAAGAGAGCAAGCATTAGCCGCTCCATTACACGGATTTATTAATAACCTTGATAACGGGAATATAGAAGTTGTAGTAGCCGGAACGAGTCAAGATCTGGTCGACACGTTTAAGGAAACGCTTTTGCGAGCAACTGACGATGTTCAGGTTACAGACGTATGTGCAGAAAATTGGGTGCACCCGGTGAAAATTGGATTTGACATTCAAGCTGATCCTAATAAAATAACAGATGAAATAAGCAAGATAGAGCAAGAAAAAGCCGTGATGAAAAAAGAGAAAGAAAAGGCGGAACGCAAGTATTTGCAGTATCAACAAAGTCGTTCCTGGAAATTGACATTGCCTCTTCGCAAAGCATTAAATTATATGAAACGCCAGTCTTGA
- a CDS encoding ATP-grasp fold amidoligase family protein, with amino-acid sequence MKNNDSVRQQLQAEYDREEELVHTLLQRGADLEKVTNEKKSNAKERNRLKQRYTSLHKRRLWAFTWLERKVLSVMRASKERLQSFLLRTDHKALLDENKRLSEESAQLEKEIASLRQQLRTEKKQASSTIVDWQNLDQEQLENSLQKIKEDGHMLDYLQDLIMKRNIHDKNYRSALKYSALLYGNDQVAAKHKIYQTLLDGLKIEEVPEVLIRSKSDQKDDTVPLQKIASFSASLTLQAGIRQLEAFRPEWELDDKTMAYTFIDELGVRRPWVAEEQFSYTTIPKKEGIVIKPVYGAGSRGVYIVFAFNRIQDVKRSRILNSWDAFQASMQEDITSGRVLDDQWLAEELLYENNETQTPARDIKFYCFYGKVGLILEIRRYPKVEYCWWTADGERVHTGKYEGKLFEGDGVSPEQVDLAASISSEIPAPFIRIDFLKTEEGLVFGEFAAKPGNYDEFDQHTDRRLGNEFLEAQGRLLTDLLKRKSFGHFKASLEDAGRGKPLNV; translated from the coding sequence TTGAAAAATAACGATTCTGTCCGTCAACAATTGCAGGCTGAATATGATAGAGAAGAAGAATTGGTTCATACCTTACTCCAGCGGGGAGCCGATTTGGAAAAAGTTACAAATGAGAAAAAAAGCAATGCAAAAGAACGGAATCGTTTGAAACAGAGGTATACGTCATTGCATAAACGCCGTTTATGGGCTTTCACATGGCTGGAAAGAAAAGTGTTAAGCGTTATGCGGGCAAGCAAAGAGCGCTTGCAATCTTTTTTGTTGCGCACAGATCATAAGGCTCTATTGGATGAAAACAAGCGACTCTCGGAAGAGAGCGCACAGCTGGAAAAAGAAATAGCGTCTCTTCGTCAGCAGCTTCGGACCGAAAAAAAACAAGCAAGCTCGACCATCGTAGATTGGCAAAACTTGGATCAAGAGCAGCTAGAAAATAGCTTACAGAAGATAAAAGAAGATGGTCATATGCTTGATTATTTGCAAGACCTTATCATGAAAAGAAACATCCATGATAAAAATTACCGCTCCGCACTTAAATACTCTGCCCTTCTGTATGGCAATGATCAAGTGGCTGCCAAACACAAGATCTATCAAACATTGTTGGACGGGTTAAAAATTGAAGAAGTTCCGGAAGTTTTAATTCGATCAAAGTCAGATCAAAAGGACGACACGGTTCCTCTTCAAAAAATCGCATCCTTCAGCGCTTCTCTCACTTTGCAAGCAGGAATCAGGCAACTTGAAGCGTTCAGGCCGGAATGGGAACTGGACGACAAAACGATGGCCTATACGTTTATAGATGAACTCGGGGTCAGAAGGCCGTGGGTAGCGGAAGAGCAATTTTCGTATACGACGATCCCTAAAAAAGAAGGGATCGTCATTAAACCGGTATATGGGGCAGGTTCCCGCGGAGTGTATATCGTTTTCGCATTTAATCGCATCCAAGATGTGAAAAGATCGAGAATACTGAACAGCTGGGATGCTTTTCAAGCTAGTATGCAAGAAGATATAACTTCCGGTAGGGTGCTCGATGACCAATGGCTGGCTGAAGAGTTGCTCTATGAAAACAATGAAACGCAAACTCCGGCACGGGACATCAAGTTTTATTGCTTCTATGGAAAAGTCGGCCTCATTCTTGAAATCAGGCGCTATCCGAAAGTTGAATACTGTTGGTGGACAGCTGATGGGGAACGGGTTCATACGGGTAAATATGAGGGAAAGCTTTTCGAGGGCGATGGCGTTTCCCCAGAACAAGTGGACCTGGCTGCTTCTATCAGCTCCGAAATCCCCGCTCCCTTTATCAGGATCGATTTTTTGAAGACAGAAGAAGGATTAGTGTTCGGAGAGTTTGCCGCCAAACCGGGAAATTATGATGAGTTTGACCAACATACCGACCGTCGACTTGGAAATGAATTTTTGGAGGCGCAAGGACGTCTTTTAACGGATTTATTAAAAAGAAAATCATTTGGCCATTTTAAGGCTTCCTTGGAAGATGCCGGACGAGGCAAACCGTTAAATGTATGA
- a CDS encoding glycosyltransferase family 2 protein, which produces MLKALAQQGTNLLESLINRLFPPERKRNISEKLTDKQKDTIKKLLFLGKYQTQEREVRRVKHLLYNLGFRKRGLEELEKLYRQNKDQYLKKLAAWELLLWHANQYTEEGARKCLELLPEVVQEEKDPVHIRKAAIMTAECLNRLGKAAEAKHVLSPFLASTKGGDPHPDLYLATANLESSITAKMEWINQSLKLNGMSMIKLDPSASSSPYDSIVMDRSHSEDLTNNQPLVTVIMPVYNAEDVIRTSLTSVLEQTWTNLEVLVTDDCSNDATAEIVEAYAADDSRIQLIKAESNGGAYVARNLALKEATGDFITVNDADDWSHAEKIETQVKHLLKNKAVIGNTSEQARATNHLTFYRRGKPGTYIFSNMSSFMFRRKPVMETIGFWDSVRFAADSEFIRRIKKVFGEKSIVYLTTGPLSFQRQSDTSLTGNEAFGYHGFKMGARKEYEEAHDYFHQTAKRLDYSFPLKTRPFAVPEPMWPKREINKGERRHFDVVIASDFRLDDPTTVGNTEEILFHKQKDARIGLLQLSEYNVNPDRTIHANVREILNRDHAKMLVYGEKISCDTLIIRHLPSLQEWQRYVPDVKAGQVRVVINHSPQNMQQCQKHVKEFFGDSGVWHPYNASMSKEETDTALKGG; this is translated from the coding sequence ATGTTAAAAGCACTCGCGCAACAAGGAACCAACCTTTTGGAATCGCTGATTAATCGTTTGTTCCCCCCTGAGCGAAAGCGTAATATCAGCGAAAAACTAACCGATAAGCAAAAAGATACAATAAAGAAACTTTTATTTTTGGGAAAGTATCAAACGCAAGAGCGAGAGGTAAGAAGAGTAAAGCATCTTCTCTATAATCTTGGGTTTAGAAAACGCGGGTTGGAAGAACTTGAGAAGCTCTATCGTCAAAACAAAGATCAATATTTAAAAAAACTTGCGGCTTGGGAACTTTTATTATGGCATGCAAACCAATATACCGAAGAGGGAGCTAGGAAATGTCTGGAGCTCTTGCCCGAGGTCGTTCAAGAAGAAAAGGACCCTGTTCACATTCGCAAAGCGGCAATTATGACGGCGGAGTGCCTGAATCGGTTGGGGAAAGCAGCAGAAGCCAAGCATGTTCTTTCTCCGTTTCTTGCATCAACCAAAGGCGGGGATCCCCACCCTGATCTTTACCTAGCTACGGCAAATTTGGAATCTTCCATCACAGCTAAAATGGAATGGATCAATCAGAGCTTAAAATTAAACGGGATGTCCATGATCAAATTGGATCCTTCCGCTTCCTCATCTCCCTATGACAGTATTGTGATGGATCGCTCACACTCCGAAGACTTGACCAATAATCAACCGCTCGTCACTGTTATTATGCCCGTCTATAATGCCGAAGATGTCATCCGCACGTCCCTCACTTCTGTTTTGGAGCAAACATGGACAAACCTTGAAGTATTGGTAACCGATGATTGCAGCAACGACGCAACAGCGGAGATCGTGGAAGCATATGCTGCCGATGATTCAAGAATTCAGCTCATTAAAGCGGAATCTAACGGAGGTGCCTATGTTGCACGTAACTTGGCACTCAAAGAAGCTACCGGTGATTTTATCACCGTCAATGATGCGGATGACTGGTCCCATGCAGAGAAAATTGAAACGCAAGTAAAACATTTGCTGAAAAATAAGGCAGTGATCGGCAATACTTCCGAACAAGCCCGTGCGACAAATCACCTGACTTTTTACCGAAGAGGAAAGCCGGGCACGTATATATTTAGCAATATGTCATCTTTTATGTTTCGTCGCAAGCCCGTGATGGAAACCATCGGTTTCTGGGATTCTGTTCGTTTTGCTGCCGATTCCGAGTTTATCCGTCGTATTAAGAAAGTGTTTGGCGAAAAATCCATTGTATACCTAACGACAGGTCCGTTGTCCTTTCAACGGCAATCCGATACTTCATTGACCGGGAATGAGGCTTTTGGATACCACGGATTTAAAATGGGAGCGAGAAAAGAGTACGAAGAAGCCCATGATTATTTTCATCAGACCGCGAAGCGTTTGGACTATTCTTTTCCATTAAAAACCCGGCCATTTGCCGTCCCGGAGCCTATGTGGCCGAAGCGGGAAATAAACAAAGGGGAACGGCGTCATTTTGATGTAGTCATTGCTTCTGATTTTAGGCTTGATGATCCAACCACCGTGGGGAATACAGAAGAGATTCTCTTTCATAAACAAAAAGATGCCCGGATCGGGCTACTTCAGCTTTCGGAATATAATGTGAACCCGGATCGGACCATTCATGCGAATGTACGTGAAATTTTGAATCGAGACCATGCGAAGATGCTTGTATACGGGGAGAAAATCTCCTGTGATACCTTGATCATCAGACATCTCCCGTCCCTACAGGAGTGGCAACGCTATGTTCCGGATGTAAAAGCCGGACAAGTTCGTGTTGTCATCAACCACTCTCCTCAAAATATGCAACAATGCCAGAAGCATGTAAAAGAATTCTTTGGTGACTCGGGTGTCTGGCATCCTTATAACGCTTCAATGTCGAAAGAAGAAACTGATACGGCATTAAAGGGGGGTTAA